From the Hevea brasiliensis isolate MT/VB/25A 57/8 chromosome 15, ASM3005281v1, whole genome shotgun sequence genome, one window contains:
- the LOC110661857 gene encoding protein MEI2-like 5 isoform X1 has protein sequence MKQSPNILSPATAKNPPVNISKEVGSRPLGILSGSDIYHAPNDATLFSSSLPVLPHEKLNLNNTECSRQSVDDASSSLDKLPQDVDVEGSDLLEDVETHAIGSLLPDDENELLAGIMEDFDLSRLPGSLEDLEDYDLFGSGGGMELESDPQENLSLGISKVNISDGVIGNGMPHYGLPNGVGTVAGEHPYGEHPSRTLFVRNINSNVEDIELRTLFEQYGNIRTLYTACKHRGFVMISYYDIRAARTAMRALQNKPLRRRKLDIHYSIPKDNPSDKDINQGTLVVFNLDPSVSNEDLRQIFGAYGEVKEIRETPHKRHHKFIEFYDVRAAEAALKSLNRSDIAGKRIKLEPSRPGGARRNLMLQLNQELEQDESRNFWPPVGSPVTNSPPGNWAQFNSPMEHSPLQSISKSPVFRNLSPTGNHLPGLASILHSQGSNSGKVAPIGKDQGRGSLMEHTFTSMNSTHGATFQQSHSVPESKLNQYHGSMSSFGGPSTSNGSVVETLSGPQFLWGSPNPYPDHATSSTWTTPSLGHPFSSNGKGHGFSYTGRHGSLLGSSQNHHHVGSAPSGVPLERHFGFFPESPDTSFMSPVAYGGMGLGHNDGSFMMNMGGHAPMNAGVAIPRNISENGSSSYRMMSSPRLNPVFLGNVPYPGLAVTSMEGFTERGRSRRVENNGNQADSKKQFQLDLDKIISGEDTRTTLMIKNIPNKYTSKMLLAAIDENHKGTYDFLYLPIDFKNKCNVGYAFINMLSPSHIIPFYEAFNGKKWEKFNSEKVASLAYARIQGKVALVTHFQNSSLMNEDKRCRPILFHSEGQEAGDQIILEHLPSSSLNIQFRQPDGSHSGDSPGSPTVDGSGEKSDKS, from the exons ATGAAGCAGTCGCCAAATATTTTGTCTCCGG cTACTGCGAAGAATCCTCCAGTGAATATATCAAAGGAAGTGGGGAGCAGACCGTTGGGAATTTTATCTGGATCCGACATCTATCATGCTCCAAATGATGCTACCCTTTTTTCTAGCTCATTACCAGTTCttcctcatgaaaagt TGAATTTGAATAATACAGAATGTAGTCGTCAATCTGTTGATGATGCCTCATCTAGTTTGGATAAACTTCCTCAAGATGTGGATGTGGAGGGTAGTGATTTACTTGAAGATGTTGAAACTCATGCAATTGGAAGTTTACTTCCTGATGATGAGAATGAGCTTTTAGCTGGCATAATGGAAGATTTTGACCTGAGTAGGCTGCCTGGTTCACTGGAGGACTTGGAAGATTATGATCTTTTTGGTAGTGGAGGAGGTATGGAACTTGAAAGTGATCCACAAGAGAACCTGAGCTTGGGCATCTCAAAAGTAAATATATCTGATGGTGTTATTGGGAATGGGATGCCTCATTATGGTCTTCCAAATGGTGTGGGAACAGTTGCTGGAGAACATCCTTATGGCGAACATCCTTCAAGAACATTATTTGTTCGAAATATTAATAGTAATGTTGAAGACATAGAACTGAGAACCCTCTTTGAG CAATATGGCAACATTAGAACTCTCTACACTGCATGTAAACACAGGGGTTTTGTGATGATATCTTATTATGATATCCGCGCGGCTCGAACTGCTATGCGTGCATTGCAAAACAAACCTCTACGACGGAGGAAACTTGATATTCACTACTCAATTCCAAAG GACAATCCATCTGACAAGGATATTAATCAAGGAACTCTGGTCGTTTTTAATCTGGATCCATCAGTCTCAAATGAAGACCTCCGACAAATATTTGGGGCTTACGGGGAAGTCAAAGAG ATAAGGGAAACACCACATAAGAGGCACCACAAGTTTATTGAGTTTTATGATGTTAGAGCTGCTGAAGCGGCACTTAAGTCACTGAATAGAAGTGACATAGCTGGTAAACGGATAAAGCTTGAACCTAGCCGTCCTGGTGGTGCACGGCGAAA CTTGATGTTGCAACTTAATCAAGAGCTTGAACAAGATGAATCCCGGAATTTCTGGCCCCCAGTGGGGTCTCCAGTAACCAACTCTCCGCCAG GTAACTGGGCACAGTTCAACAGTCCCATGGAACATAGTCCATTGCAAAGTATCAGCAAATCCCCTGTTTTCAGGAATTTGAGCCCAACTGGCAACCATTTACCTGGGCTGGCGTCAATTCTTCATTCTCAAGGATCAAACTCTGGGAAAGTTGCACCTATTGGCAAGGACCAAGGAAGGGGTAGTCTTATGGAGCATACGTTTACAAGCATGAATTCAACCCACGGAGCTACATTCCAACAATCACATTCAGTTCCCGAGTCAAAGTTGAATCAATACCATGGAAGTATGTCATCCTTTGGTGGCCCTTCAACATCTAATGGATCTGTTGTGGAAACATTATCTGGGCCACAATTTCTTTGGGGAAGCCCAAATCCATACCCTGATCACGCCACTTCATCTACCTGGACAACACCATCCTTGGGCCATCCATTTTCATCCAATGGGAAGGGTCATGGCTTTTCATACACGGGTCGACATGGTTCTTTACTTGGCTCATCCCAGAACCATCACCATGTTGGTTCTGCTCCATCTGGAGTTCCTTTGGAGAGGCACTTCGGATTTTTCCCGGAGTCGCCAGATACCTCATTCATGAGTCCTGTTGCATATGGAGGCATGGGTTTAGGCCACAATGATGGTAGTTTCATGATGAATATGGGTGGTCATGCGCCAATGAATGCTGGTGTTGCCATTCCAAGAAACATTTCTGAAAATGGTTCTTCAAGTTACAGAATGATGTCTTCACCAAGGCTAAATCCTGTATTTTTAGGTAATGTCCCATACCCGGGATTAGCAGTCACCAGCATGGAGGGTTTTACCGAGCGTGGGCGTAGCCGACGGGTTGAGAATAATGGGAACCAAGCAGATAGCAAGAAACAGTTTCAGCTCGACTTGGATAAAATTATCAGTGGGGAAGACACTCGGACAACCTTAATGATAAAAAATATCCCAAACAA ATACACCTCAAAGATGTTGCTAGCTGCCATTGATGAAAATCACAAGGGCACTTATGATTTTTTGTATTTACCAATTGATTTTAAG AATAAATGCAATGTGGGTTATGCATTTATCAATATGTTGTCTCCTTCACATATCATTCCATTTTATGAG GCATTTAATGGTAAGAAGTGGGAGAAGTTTAACAGCGAGAAAGTTGCGTCTTTGGCATATGCTCGAATCCAGGGAAAGGTAGCCCTTGTGACCCACTTTCAGAATTCAAGCTTAATGAATGAAGATAAGCGCTGCCGCCCAATTCTGTTCCACTCGGAAGGGCAGGAGGCAGGTGATCAG ATCATCCTGGAGCATTTACCCTCTAGCAGTTTGAACATCCAGTTCCGTCAGCCGGATGGCTCACACTCTGGAGATTCGCCAGGAAGCCCTACAGTGGATGGCTCTGGTGAGAAGTCAGATAAGAGTTAA
- the LOC110661856 gene encoding phytochrome E gives MGFQSGRGATTTLSSSAASSMRPLATNSRSNATIAQYNADAGLLAEFEQSGVSGKCFNYSRAVLSAPNTVPEEQITAYLSRIQRGGLIQSLGCMLAIEEPTFRIIGFSENCFQLLGLSSHNELESKQVKGLIGIDARTLFTPQSGVSLTKAAVSREISMLNPIWVHSRSTQKPFYAILHRIDVGIVIDLEPARSSDPVLSLAGAVQSQKLAVRAISRMQSLPGGDIGVLCDTVVEDVQKLTGYDRVMVYKFHDDDHGEVVSEIRRSDLEPYLGLHYPATDIPQAARFLFKQNRVRMICDCRASPVRIIQSEELKHPLCLVNSTLRSPHGCHTQYMANMGSIASLVMAVIINGNDSTRLWGLVVCHHTSPRYVPFPLRYACELLMQAFGLQLYMELQLAAQLVEKKILRTQTLLCDMLLRDAPFGIVTQSPSIMDLVKCDGAALYYGGKCWLLGITPTESQVKDIAEWLLINHGDSTGLSTDSLAGAGYPGAALLGDAVCGIATARITSRDFLFWFRSHTAKEVKWGGAKHHQEDKDDGERMHPRSSFNAFLEVVKSKSLPWEVSEINAIHSLQLIIRDSFPDMEDSGSKAMVYAQQKDTEMRGIDELSSVACEMVRLIETATAPIFGVDSAGLVNGWNAKVAELTGLQTSEAMGKSLVHEIVHEDSCGVVEGILGRALQGEEDKNVELKLRKFGFHQQNSVVYVMANACTSRDHENNVIGVCFVGQDLTSEKLVTDKFLRLRGDYKTIIESLNPLIPPIFASDENACCCEWNAAMEKLTGTGRQEVIGKMLPGEIFGSLCRLKGQDTLTKFMILLYQGITGQETEKFPFGFFNRQGKFVEVFLTVSKRAGPDGNIIGSFCFLQIVEPDLQQTFDGLRQEEQVNFLKLKELAYIRQEMKNPLSGIRFTHKLLEDTAISEHQKQFLETSDACEKQIMTIIEDMDLARLEEGNIELKTEEFLMGNVLDAIVSQVMILLRERNIKLFHEIPEEIKTLALYGDQIRLQLILSDILLSVVQHAPSPDGWVEIKISPGLKMIQDGNEFIRLQIRMTHMGKGLPSALIQEMFEGGNHRTTQEGLVLNLSRKLLNKMNGHVHYTREHNKCYFLIDLELKLKGRQKGEQADTSIMA, from the exons ATGGGGTTCCAGAGCGGCAGAGGAGCCACAACAACCCTGTCATCATCAGCTGCTAGCAGTATGAGACCTTTGGCCACTAACAGTAGAAGTAATGCCACCATTGCCCAGTACAATGCCGATGCTGGGCTTTTAGCTGAGTTTGAGCAATCTGGTGTCTCTGGTAAGTGCTTTAACTACTCAAGAGCAGTGCTTTCGGCTCCAAATACTGTACCTGAAGAGCAAATAACTGCTTATCTATCAAGAATCCAAAGAGGTGGCCTTATTCAGTCCTTAGGTTGCATGCTTGCAATTGAAGAACCCACTTTTAGGATCATTGGTTTCAGTGAAAATTGCTTTCAATTGTTGGGTCTGAGTTCACACAATGAACTCGAGTCCAAGCAAGTAAAGGGTTTGATTGGAATCGATGCAAGAACCCTTTTTACGCCTCAATCGGGGGTTTCATTGACAAAAGCTGCTGTTTCAAGGGAGATCTCAATGTTAAACCCGATTTGGGTTCATTCTAGGAGTACACAGAAGCCATTTTATGCTATACTGCATAGGATTGATGTGGGAATTGTAATTGATTTGGAGCCTGCAAGATCTAGTGATCCTGTTCTCTCTCTTGCTGGCGCTGTGCAGTCACAGAAACTCGCTGTTCGTGCGATTTCTAGGATGCAGTCGCTCCCTGGTGGTGATATTGGGGTGTTGTGTGATACGGTCGTGGAGGATGTTCAAAAACTTACTGGGTATGACAGAGTCATGGTATATAAGTTCCACGATGATGATCATGGTGAAGTGGTGTCAGAAATTAGGAGGTCTGATTTGGAGCCTTACTTGGGTTTGCACTATCCTGCCACAGATATTCCTCAAGCAGCACGTTTCTTGTTCAAGCAGAATCGCGTGAGGATGATTTGTGATTGCCGTGCCAGTCCAGTTAGGATCATCCAAAGTGAAGAATTGAAGCACCCTCTTTGTTTGGTCAATTCAACCCTTCGGTCACCCCATGGCTGCCACACGCAGTACATGGCCAATATGGGTTCCATAGCTTCATTAGTAATGGCAGTTATCATAAATGGTAATGATTCAACCAGGCTTTGGGGGCTGGTTGTGTGCCATCACACTTCCCCACGCTACGTCCCTTTCCCTCTTCGTTATGCATGTGAGTTACTCATGCAGGCTTTTGGGCTACAGCTCTACATGGAGCTACAGTTGGCAGCACAGTTGGTGGAAAAGAAGATCCTCAGGACTCAGACGTTGCTCTGTGACATGCTTCTCCGAGATGCCCCTTTTGGTATTGTCACTCAATCGCCTAGTATTATGGATCTTGTGAAGTGTGATGGAGCTGCACTATATTATGGAGGGAAATGTTGGTTGCTGGGTATAACTCCAACTGAATCACAGGTAAAAGATATTGCAGAGTGGCTGCTCATCAATCATGGAGATTCTACCGGGTTGAGTACTGATAGCTTGGCTGGTGCTGGTTATCCAGGTGCTGCATTACTGGGTGATGCTGTTTGTGGCATCGCTACTGCTAGGATCACTTCAAGAGATTTTTTGTTCTGGTTCAGGTCTCACACTGCAAAGGAAGTCAAATGGGGGGGAGCCAAGCATCATCAAGAAGATAAAGATGATGGTGAAAGAATGCACCCAAGATCATCGTTTAATGCTTTCCTGGAGGTGGTGAAGAGCAAAAGTTTGCCTTGGGAGGTTTCAGAAATTAATGCTATTCATTCTTTACAGCTAATAATTAGAGACTCGTTTCCGGATATGGAGGACAGTGGTTCAAAGGCAATGGTCTATGCTCAGCAGAAGGACACTGAGATGCGGGGGATAGATGAACTAAGTTCAGTGGCATGTGAAATGGTTAGATTGATTGAGACAGCTACAGCACCAATTTTTGGGGTTGATTCAGCAGGTCTCGTCAATGGATGGAATGCCAAAGTTGCAGAGCTGACTGGATTACAAACCAGTGAAGCAATGGGAAAGTCCCTGGTTCATGAAATTGTTCACGAGGACTcttgtggagttgttgaaggtATTTTGGGCAGAGCTTTGCAAG GTGAGGAGGACAAAAATGTTGAGTTAAAACTAAGGAAATTTGGGTTTCATCAGCAAAACTCAGTTGTATATGTTATGGCCAATGCCTGCACAAGTAGGGACCATGAAAACAACGTTATAGGGGTGTGCTTTGTGGGTCAAGACCTTACATCTGAAAAACTTGTCACAGATAAATTTCTCCGATTACGAGGAGATTACAAAACTATCATAGAAAGCCTTAATCCACTGATTCCGCCAATATTTGCTTCTGATGAGAATGCCTGCTGTTGTGAATGGAATGCTGCCATGGAAAAGCTGACTGGTACAGGAAGACAGGAGGTGATAGGCAAAATGCTTCCTGGGGAGATCTTTGGAAGTCTGTGTCGGCTAAAAGGTCAAGATACTTTAACTAAGTTTATGATTTTATTGTATCAAGGAATTACTGGTCAAGAAACTGAGAAGTTTCCATTTGGGTTTTTCAACAGACAAGGGAAATTTGTAGAGGTGTTCTTAACAGTGAGCAAAAGGGCGGGGCCAGATGGGAATATAATTGGCTCTTTCTGCTTCTTGCAGATTGTTGAGCCTGACCTGCAGCAGACCTTTGATGGGCTTAGACAAGAGGAACAAGTAAACTTTCTGAAACTTAAAGAGTTGGCATACATACGACAAGAAATGAAAAATCCTTTGAGTGGTATTCGGTTTACCCACAAACTTCTAGAGGATACAGCAATATCAGAACATCAGAAACAATTCCTTGAAACGAGCGATGCATGTGAAAAACAGATTATGACCATAATTGAGGATATGGATTTAGCAAGGCTAGAGGAGGG CAACATTGAGCTCAAGACGGAAGAATTTCTTATGGGAAATGTTTTAGATGCCATCGTTAGTCAAGTCATGATATTGCTGAGGGAAAGGAATATAAAACTATTTCATGAGATTCCAGAGGAAATCAAAACGCTGGCTTTGTATGGTGATCAAATTAGGCTTCAGCTGATCTTGTCAGATATCTTGCTTAGTGTGGTTCAACATGCTCCTTCTCCAGATGGCTGGGTAGAAATCAAGATTTCACCTGGTCTGAAGATGATACAAGATGGTAATGAATTTATACGTTTGCAGATCAG AATGACACATATGGGTAAGGGCTTGCCTTCTGCTCTCATCCAAGAGATGTTTGAGGGAGGAAATCACCGGACTACACAAGAAGGCCTGGTGCTAAACCTGTCTCGGAAACTACTTAATAAGATGAATGGTCATGTCCACTATACCAGAGAGCATAACAAATGTTACTTCCTCATTGATCTTGAATTGAAGTTGAAAGGAAGACAAAAGGGGGAGCAAGCAGATACAAGTATAATGGCCTGA
- the LOC110661857 gene encoding protein MEI2-like 2 isoform X2 yields the protein MEDFDLSRLPGSLEDLEDYDLFGSGGGMELESDPQENLSLGISKVNISDGVIGNGMPHYGLPNGVGTVAGEHPYGEHPSRTLFVRNINSNVEDIELRTLFEQYGNIRTLYTACKHRGFVMISYYDIRAARTAMRALQNKPLRRRKLDIHYSIPKDNPSDKDINQGTLVVFNLDPSVSNEDLRQIFGAYGEVKEIRETPHKRHHKFIEFYDVRAAEAALKSLNRSDIAGKRIKLEPSRPGGARRNLMLQLNQELEQDESRNFWPPVGSPVTNSPPGNWAQFNSPMEHSPLQSISKSPVFRNLSPTGNHLPGLASILHSQGSNSGKVAPIGKDQGRGSLMEHTFTSMNSTHGATFQQSHSVPESKLNQYHGSMSSFGGPSTSNGSVVETLSGPQFLWGSPNPYPDHATSSTWTTPSLGHPFSSNGKGHGFSYTGRHGSLLGSSQNHHHVGSAPSGVPLERHFGFFPESPDTSFMSPVAYGGMGLGHNDGSFMMNMGGHAPMNAGVAIPRNISENGSSSYRMMSSPRLNPVFLGNVPYPGLAVTSMEGFTERGRSRRVENNGNQADSKKQFQLDLDKIISGEDTRTTLMIKNIPNKYTSKMLLAAIDENHKGTYDFLYLPIDFKNKCNVGYAFINMLSPSHIIPFYEAFNGKKWEKFNSEKVASLAYARIQGKVALVTHFQNSSLMNEDKRCRPILFHSEGQEAGDQIILEHLPSSSLNIQFRQPDGSHSGDSPGSPTVDGSGEKSDKS from the exons ATGGAAGATTTTGACCTGAGTAGGCTGCCTGGTTCACTGGAGGACTTGGAAGATTATGATCTTTTTGGTAGTGGAGGAGGTATGGAACTTGAAAGTGATCCACAAGAGAACCTGAGCTTGGGCATCTCAAAAGTAAATATATCTGATGGTGTTATTGGGAATGGGATGCCTCATTATGGTCTTCCAAATGGTGTGGGAACAGTTGCTGGAGAACATCCTTATGGCGAACATCCTTCAAGAACATTATTTGTTCGAAATATTAATAGTAATGTTGAAGACATAGAACTGAGAACCCTCTTTGAG CAATATGGCAACATTAGAACTCTCTACACTGCATGTAAACACAGGGGTTTTGTGATGATATCTTATTATGATATCCGCGCGGCTCGAACTGCTATGCGTGCATTGCAAAACAAACCTCTACGACGGAGGAAACTTGATATTCACTACTCAATTCCAAAG GACAATCCATCTGACAAGGATATTAATCAAGGAACTCTGGTCGTTTTTAATCTGGATCCATCAGTCTCAAATGAAGACCTCCGACAAATATTTGGGGCTTACGGGGAAGTCAAAGAG ATAAGGGAAACACCACATAAGAGGCACCACAAGTTTATTGAGTTTTATGATGTTAGAGCTGCTGAAGCGGCACTTAAGTCACTGAATAGAAGTGACATAGCTGGTAAACGGATAAAGCTTGAACCTAGCCGTCCTGGTGGTGCACGGCGAAA CTTGATGTTGCAACTTAATCAAGAGCTTGAACAAGATGAATCCCGGAATTTCTGGCCCCCAGTGGGGTCTCCAGTAACCAACTCTCCGCCAG GTAACTGGGCACAGTTCAACAGTCCCATGGAACATAGTCCATTGCAAAGTATCAGCAAATCCCCTGTTTTCAGGAATTTGAGCCCAACTGGCAACCATTTACCTGGGCTGGCGTCAATTCTTCATTCTCAAGGATCAAACTCTGGGAAAGTTGCACCTATTGGCAAGGACCAAGGAAGGGGTAGTCTTATGGAGCATACGTTTACAAGCATGAATTCAACCCACGGAGCTACATTCCAACAATCACATTCAGTTCCCGAGTCAAAGTTGAATCAATACCATGGAAGTATGTCATCCTTTGGTGGCCCTTCAACATCTAATGGATCTGTTGTGGAAACATTATCTGGGCCACAATTTCTTTGGGGAAGCCCAAATCCATACCCTGATCACGCCACTTCATCTACCTGGACAACACCATCCTTGGGCCATCCATTTTCATCCAATGGGAAGGGTCATGGCTTTTCATACACGGGTCGACATGGTTCTTTACTTGGCTCATCCCAGAACCATCACCATGTTGGTTCTGCTCCATCTGGAGTTCCTTTGGAGAGGCACTTCGGATTTTTCCCGGAGTCGCCAGATACCTCATTCATGAGTCCTGTTGCATATGGAGGCATGGGTTTAGGCCACAATGATGGTAGTTTCATGATGAATATGGGTGGTCATGCGCCAATGAATGCTGGTGTTGCCATTCCAAGAAACATTTCTGAAAATGGTTCTTCAAGTTACAGAATGATGTCTTCACCAAGGCTAAATCCTGTATTTTTAGGTAATGTCCCATACCCGGGATTAGCAGTCACCAGCATGGAGGGTTTTACCGAGCGTGGGCGTAGCCGACGGGTTGAGAATAATGGGAACCAAGCAGATAGCAAGAAACAGTTTCAGCTCGACTTGGATAAAATTATCAGTGGGGAAGACACTCGGACAACCTTAATGATAAAAAATATCCCAAACAA ATACACCTCAAAGATGTTGCTAGCTGCCATTGATGAAAATCACAAGGGCACTTATGATTTTTTGTATTTACCAATTGATTTTAAG AATAAATGCAATGTGGGTTATGCATTTATCAATATGTTGTCTCCTTCACATATCATTCCATTTTATGAG GCATTTAATGGTAAGAAGTGGGAGAAGTTTAACAGCGAGAAAGTTGCGTCTTTGGCATATGCTCGAATCCAGGGAAAGGTAGCCCTTGTGACCCACTTTCAGAATTCAAGCTTAATGAATGAAGATAAGCGCTGCCGCCCAATTCTGTTCCACTCGGAAGGGCAGGAGGCAGGTGATCAG ATCATCCTGGAGCATTTACCCTCTAGCAGTTTGAACATCCAGTTCCGTCAGCCGGATGGCTCACACTCTGGAGATTCGCCAGGAAGCCCTACAGTGGATGGCTCTGGTGAGAAGTCAGATAAGAGTTAA